In the Streptomyces katrae genome, one interval contains:
- a CDS encoding acyl-CoA dehydrogenase family protein, whose translation MEPTTSFDPEVLALPFYEDSHRRLAAAAGTWCDSNRVLWEEARALSPDDAGRRLVRALGTAGWLSELDPRGVPVDDFRAVCLRREALAYAEDLADFAFSVQALAATPLLRFGSEAQRRRYLPGMAAGTLVGAFAVSEKEAGSDLASVGLEAVRAPDGSYVLSGRKAWIANGTIADVFVVIARTGEGPGPLGLSAFLVPAATPGLRVERVDAIAPRSFAHLAFEDCRLPADAVLGRPGKGFVVALDLLERFRTTVGAAALGFARRAFDTALAHVLAREAYGAVLFDLQLVKARLADMEVQLNAASLLVARAAWETDRGSRRFARHSSIAKVHATEAAQEVVDSAVQLLGAAGIVRDSVTERLYRQIRSLRIYEGTSEVLRMAIAGSLDMRRAARAAPLCA comes from the coding sequence ATGGAACCCACCACGAGCTTCGACCCCGAGGTGCTCGCGCTCCCCTTCTACGAGGACTCCCACCGCCGCCTCGCCGCGGCGGCCGGGACCTGGTGCGACAGCAACCGCGTCCTGTGGGAGGAGGCCCGCGCCCTCTCCCCGGACGACGCCGGGCGCCGCCTCGTGCGCGCCCTCGGCACGGCGGGCTGGCTCTCCGAACTGGACCCGCGGGGCGTCCCGGTGGACGACTTCCGGGCCGTGTGCCTGCGCCGCGAGGCCCTTGCCTACGCGGAGGACCTGGCCGACTTCGCGTTCTCCGTCCAGGCGCTGGCCGCCACCCCGCTGCTGCGCTTCGGCAGCGAGGCGCAGCGCCGCCGGTACCTGCCGGGGATGGCCGCCGGAACCCTGGTCGGGGCGTTCGCGGTCTCCGAGAAGGAGGCCGGGTCCGACCTGGCCTCGGTCGGGCTGGAAGCGGTGCGCGCGCCGGACGGCTCGTACGTGCTCAGCGGCCGCAAGGCGTGGATCGCCAACGGCACCATCGCGGACGTGTTCGTGGTCATCGCCCGCACGGGGGAGGGCCCGGGCCCGCTGGGGCTGTCGGCGTTCCTGGTGCCGGCCGCCACGCCCGGACTGCGGGTCGAGCGGGTCGACGCGATCGCCCCGCGCTCCTTCGCCCACCTCGCCTTCGAGGACTGCCGGCTGCCGGCCGACGCGGTGCTCGGGCGGCCGGGGAAGGGGTTCGTGGTCGCCCTGGACCTGCTGGAGCGGTTCCGCACGACGGTCGGCGCGGCCGCCCTCGGGTTCGCCCGGCGCGCCTTCGACACCGCGCTGGCGCACGTGCTGGCGCGGGAGGCGTACGGGGCGGTGCTCTTCGACCTCCAGCTGGTCAAGGCCCGGCTCGCCGACATGGAGGTCCAGCTGAACGCGGCCTCGCTGCTGGTGGCCCGGGCCGCCTGGGAGACCGACCGGGGCAGCCGCCGCTTCGCCCGGCACTCCAGCATCGCCAAGGTCCACGCCACCGAGGCCGCGCAGGAGGTCGTGGACTCGGCGGTGCAGCTGCTGGGCGCTGCGGGGATCGTCCGGGACTCCGTCACCGAGCGGCTGTACCGGCAGATCCGCTCCCTGCGCATCTACGAGGGCACGTCGGAGGTGCTGCGGATGGCCATCGCGGGGTCCCTGGACATGCGCAGGGCGGCCCGTGCGGCCCCTCTTTGCGCCTAG
- a CDS encoding iron-containing redox enzyme family protein: MSAPLTPDEDTSLDMARSFPAPAYTLPDLTTSLPSGPFEASPQGAAEAARITAGPPAGLFRRLIADQESEAVLLSARRVLAAFLTPADEEDEYRTDGPGPDADADAVAAHVLAVRAELAAVLGPLRTHPDPEVRTAVLRQRAPLALTGGCWLDTLSQAATQPAEIVGRLFGQHWLLQGEGTSEAGLLGRRRRALIGHGIHLPGVESAAFLDAAGARPLTALHGAFHLALSRLPASFLPEVVGVHYAAHALGLDELLLGTEPMLAESDVRPVLAAYLAFTEDSPTGPADRRRALAAVRLLLRLEREHTAALAELAAWHDGLSLDAKVARIVERHAPHAGRQHGAVRLGTRRLTDWLDTGDLDAAAFVRELRGSRQLKPARDGGPCRFLKAVKFGGPMFGIFDETEAAVLTAWARAVADGEPAGAGLTPLTAGDATARVWSGRLAAADPADILVGEPEGPEDHRRFFHRLVNFEHHPSVLPLARARAEAGLAEAEILFEHGAEGLLTDASWFPYTPEALLERVERIYWDKLVDPYEPLTEIPSRDEVVFEQSTYALGSLIDGTWAHRVGNLGRRGRRSDDMLFAIYADEMGRGDTAKNHITLIHKVLASMDMDLPHIRQEAFLHQGELPDHLYGFSVHQLCLSLFPDSLYNEILGYNLGIEMFGLGALRMHEIQKLRRYGLDASYEEAHLSIDNFSAGHARQSADIVVAYLDEVRHLSGEEAVQREWRRIWRGYASFAFFIEHALVKRVRAAASEDAGAPAELVI, translated from the coding sequence ATGAGCGCGCCCCTCACCCCCGACGAGGACACCTCCCTCGACATGGCGCGCAGCTTCCCCGCGCCCGCCTACACCCTCCCCGACCTGACCACCTCCCTCCCCTCCGGCCCCTTCGAGGCCTCCCCGCAAGGCGCCGCCGAGGCCGCCCGGATCACCGCCGGGCCGCCCGCCGGGCTCTTCCGCCGCCTGATCGCCGATCAGGAGAGCGAGGCCGTCCTGCTCTCCGCCCGCCGCGTCCTCGCCGCCTTCCTGACCCCGGCCGACGAAGAGGACGAGTACCGGACGGACGGCCCCGGGCCCGACGCCGACGCGGACGCCGTCGCCGCCCACGTCCTGGCCGTCCGCGCCGAACTCGCCGCCGTCCTCGGCCCGCTGCGCACCCACCCCGACCCCGAGGTCCGCACCGCCGTCCTGCGCCAGCGCGCCCCCCTCGCCCTGACCGGCGGCTGCTGGCTCGACACCCTCTCCCAGGCCGCCACCCAGCCCGCAGAGATCGTCGGCCGCCTCTTCGGCCAGCACTGGCTGCTCCAGGGCGAGGGCACCTCCGAGGCCGGGCTGCTCGGCCGCCGCCGCCGGGCCCTCATCGGCCACGGGATCCACCTCCCCGGCGTGGAGTCCGCCGCCTTCCTCGACGCGGCCGGCGCCCGCCCGCTCACCGCCCTGCACGGCGCCTTCCACCTGGCCCTGTCCCGGCTGCCCGCCTCCTTCCTCCCCGAGGTCGTCGGCGTCCACTACGCCGCCCACGCCCTCGGCCTCGACGAACTCCTCCTCGGCACCGAGCCGATGCTCGCCGAGAGCGACGTACGGCCCGTCCTCGCCGCCTACCTCGCCTTCACCGAGGACTCCCCGACCGGCCCCGCCGACCGCCGCCGCGCCCTGGCCGCCGTACGCCTCCTGCTGCGCCTGGAGCGCGAGCACACCGCCGCCCTCGCCGAACTCGCCGCCTGGCACGACGGGCTGTCCCTGGACGCGAAGGTCGCCCGGATCGTCGAACGGCACGCCCCGCACGCCGGCCGCCAGCACGGCGCCGTCCGCCTGGGCACCCGGCGGCTCACCGACTGGCTCGACACCGGCGACCTCGACGCCGCCGCCTTCGTCCGCGAACTGCGCGGCTCCCGCCAGCTCAAGCCCGCCCGCGACGGCGGCCCCTGCCGCTTCCTGAAGGCCGTCAAGTTCGGCGGGCCCATGTTCGGCATCTTCGACGAGACCGAGGCCGCCGTCCTCACCGCCTGGGCCCGGGCCGTCGCCGACGGCGAGCCCGCAGGAGCCGGCCTCACCCCCCTCACCGCCGGGGACGCCACCGCCCGCGTCTGGAGCGGGCGGCTCGCCGCCGCCGACCCCGCCGACATCCTGGTGGGCGAGCCCGAAGGCCCCGAGGACCACCGCCGGTTCTTCCACCGGCTCGTCAACTTCGAGCACCACCCCAGCGTCCTGCCGCTCGCCCGCGCCCGCGCCGAGGCCGGCCTCGCCGAGGCCGAGATCCTCTTCGAGCACGGCGCCGAGGGCCTGCTCACCGACGCCTCCTGGTTCCCCTACACCCCCGAGGCCCTGCTGGAGCGGGTCGAACGGATCTACTGGGACAAGCTCGTGGACCCGTACGAGCCGCTCACCGAGATCCCCTCCCGCGACGAGGTGGTCTTCGAGCAGTCCACGTACGCCCTCGGCAGCCTCATCGACGGCACCTGGGCCCACCGCGTCGGCAACCTGGGCCGCCGCGGCCGCCGCAGCGACGACATGCTCTTCGCCATCTACGCGGACGAGATGGGCCGCGGAGACACGGCCAAGAACCACATCACGCTCATCCACAAGGTCCTGGCCAGCATGGACATGGACCTGCCGCACATCCGGCAGGAGGCCTTCCTGCACCAGGGCGAGCTGCCGGACCACCTGTACGGCTTCTCCGTCCACCAGCTCTGCCTGTCGCTGTTCCCCGACAGCCTCTACAACGAGATCCTCGGCTATAACCTGGGCATCGAGATGTTCGGGCTCGGCGCGCTGCGGATGCACGAGATCCAGAAGCTGCGCCGGTACGGCCTCGACGCCTCCTACGAAGAGGCCCACCTGTCCATCGACAACTTCTCCGCCGGCCACGCCCGCCAGTCCGCCGACATCGTCGTCGCCTACCTCGACGAGGTCCGCCACCTCTCCGGCGAGGAGGCCGTCCAGCGCGAATGGCGGCGGATCTGGCGCGGCTACGCCTCCTTCGCCTTCTTCATCGAACACGCCCTGGTCAAGCGGGTGCGCGCGGCGGCGTCCGAGGACGCGGGCGCCCCCGCCGAGCTGGTCATCTGA
- a CDS encoding isocitrate lyase/PEP mutase family protein yields the protein MNHTRPSADPAARLRRGEAFRALHAGPGPFVVPNPWDAGTARILASFGFAALATTGAGLAHSLGRPDGTNQLTRAELLANATAIVDATGLPVTADLESGFGERPEDVAETIRLAAQAGLAGGSIEDATGRDEDPLRPLDEAVERVAAAVEAAKGLDFPFTVTARAENFFLGRPDLDDTIRRLQAYEAAGADVLYAPALPDAEAIRAVCAAVSTPVNVLMTGALKLSVAELGALGVRRISTGSALSRAALGALTRAAREITGSGTFGFGADALPYAEANALLAAPPAGPAPAPAAAPVSAAPAPNAPSAADRESDPAP from the coding sequence ATGAACCACACCCGCCCCAGCGCCGACCCCGCCGCCCGACTCCGGCGCGGCGAAGCCTTCCGCGCCCTGCACGCCGGCCCCGGCCCCTTCGTCGTCCCCAACCCGTGGGACGCCGGCACCGCCCGCATCCTGGCCTCCTTCGGGTTCGCCGCGCTCGCCACCACCGGCGCCGGCCTCGCCCACAGCCTCGGCCGCCCCGACGGCACCAACCAGCTCACCCGCGCGGAGCTCCTCGCCAACGCCACCGCCATCGTGGACGCCACCGGACTGCCCGTCACGGCCGACCTGGAGAGCGGCTTCGGTGAGCGCCCCGAGGACGTCGCCGAGACCATCCGCCTCGCCGCGCAGGCCGGCCTGGCCGGCGGTTCGATCGAGGACGCCACCGGCCGCGACGAGGACCCGCTGCGCCCCCTCGACGAGGCCGTCGAGCGGGTCGCCGCCGCCGTGGAGGCCGCGAAGGGGCTCGACTTCCCCTTCACCGTCACCGCCCGCGCCGAGAACTTCTTCCTCGGCCGCCCCGACCTCGACGACACCATCCGCCGCCTCCAGGCGTACGAGGCCGCGGGCGCCGACGTGCTCTACGCCCCGGCCCTGCCCGACGCCGAGGCGATCCGCGCCGTCTGCGCCGCCGTCTCCACGCCCGTCAACGTCCTGATGACCGGCGCCCTGAAGCTCTCCGTCGCCGAACTCGGCGCCCTCGGCGTGCGCCGGATCAGCACGGGCTCCGCCCTCTCCCGCGCCGCGCTCGGCGCCCTCACCCGAGCCGCCCGCGAGATCACCGGGTCGGGCACCTTCGGCTTCGGCGCGGATGCCCTCCCCTATGCGGAGGCCAACGCCCTCCTCGCCGCCCCGCCCGCCGGCCCCGCGCCCGCACCCGCCGCCGCCCCCGTGTCCGCCGCCCCCGCCCCGAACGCCCCGTCCGCCGCCGACCGAGAGAGCGATCCGGCACCGTGA
- a CDS encoding thioesterase II family protein: MVASPWFLTSETAAGLDSDAVRVYCFAHAGGNPRTFLGWQPALEPDALVAAVCPPGRGHRFREPAPASLAALADGAAAAIARTEDRRGSRALPPFLLFGHSFGAALAFEVARRLDGVPGLAGLVASGCAAPSLLPTPRVVETARLEGRAFAEAVGFFGGLPPEVVRDEALQELLLPHLKADFRMVAAHRHRPGPPLTVPVTLLNGTDDPHVSPAALDPWSRECAAPPERHWAAGGHFYFEDRPDAATSLLRSLAHTAAASAKVTKPAASRPTVPGDQYVELI, encoded by the coding sequence GTGGTTGCCTCACCCTGGTTCCTGACCTCCGAGACCGCCGCGGGACTTGACTCCGATGCCGTCCGTGTCTACTGCTTCGCACACGCCGGCGGGAACCCCCGCACCTTCCTCGGATGGCAGCCCGCCCTGGAGCCCGACGCCCTGGTCGCGGCCGTCTGCCCGCCCGGCCGGGGGCACCGCTTCCGCGAACCGGCCCCGGCCTCCCTCGCGGCCCTCGCCGACGGCGCCGCGGCAGCCATCGCCCGCACCGAGGACCGCCGGGGCAGCCGGGCCCTGCCGCCCTTCCTGCTCTTCGGCCACAGCTTCGGCGCCGCCCTGGCCTTCGAGGTGGCCCGCCGCCTCGACGGCGTACCCGGCCTCGCCGGCCTCGTCGCCTCCGGGTGCGCGGCCCCCTCCCTGCTGCCCACCCCCCGCGTCGTGGAGACGGCCCGCCTGGAGGGACGCGCCTTCGCCGAGGCCGTCGGCTTCTTCGGCGGGCTGCCGCCCGAGGTGGTGCGGGACGAGGCCCTGCAGGAACTCCTCCTGCCCCACCTCAAGGCCGACTTCCGCATGGTCGCCGCCCACCGCCACCGCCCGGGCCCGCCGCTGACCGTCCCGGTCACCCTCCTCAACGGCACCGACGACCCGCACGTCAGCCCTGCCGCGCTCGACCCCTGGTCCCGGGAGTGCGCCGCCCCGCCCGAACGCCACTGGGCGGCCGGCGGCCACTTCTACTTCGAGGACCGGCCGGACGCCGCGACCTCCCTCCTGCGCTCCCTCGCACACACGGCGGCGGCATCGGCCAAGGTGACGAAGCCGGCCGCCTCCCGACCGACCGTCCCTGGTGATCAGTACGTTGAGCTGATCTGA
- a CDS encoding helix-turn-helix transcriptional regulator — MDVVKYVKTAQSGAPEELCRAAAGEPQAFLRELATHLGLLAQEAAQQAALPAPAATAAAAPAEEVVGPGVRYLHGLGSISTAINEALGSVRRDILTAQPDGARPSAVLKDALESVRRQISAGIAMRTLYQHTTRFDEATKEYVRAVTEYGAQVRTLEEFFDRLIIVDDVAFISANEDRTTAISITEPTIVRFLRDTFDKAWDRAKPFPFVPLHAAKAADEVVPAIRESISRLLVEGYSDKAIARRIGISERSLQAHIAAIKQELGAHNRLQLGYLLGRNEATFVV, encoded by the coding sequence GTGGACGTAGTCAAATACGTCAAAACCGCACAGAGCGGTGCACCTGAGGAGCTGTGCAGGGCCGCGGCGGGGGAACCGCAGGCCTTCTTGCGGGAACTCGCAACGCACCTGGGCCTGCTGGCGCAGGAAGCCGCGCAGCAGGCGGCACTCCCCGCCCCGGCGGCCACCGCCGCGGCGGCCCCGGCCGAGGAGGTGGTCGGGCCCGGCGTGCGGTACCTGCACGGCCTGGGCAGCATCTCGACGGCGATCAACGAGGCCCTGGGCTCGGTCCGGCGGGACATCCTCACCGCGCAGCCCGACGGGGCACGGCCGAGCGCGGTGCTGAAGGACGCGCTGGAATCCGTACGCCGGCAAATCTCGGCGGGGATCGCGATGCGGACCCTGTATCAGCACACCACGAGATTCGACGAGGCGACGAAGGAATACGTCCGCGCCGTCACGGAATACGGGGCCCAGGTCCGCACGCTCGAGGAATTCTTCGACCGTTTGATCATCGTGGACGACGTCGCGTTCATTTCCGCGAACGAGGACCGTACCACGGCGATCTCGATTACCGAACCGACCATCGTACGATTTCTCCGCGACACGTTCGACAAGGCCTGGGACCGGGCGAAACCCTTTCCCTTCGTCCCCCTGCACGCCGCGAAGGCAGCCGACGAGGTCGTCCCGGCGATCCGGGAGTCGATCAGCCGGCTGCTGGTGGAAGGTTACTCGGACAAGGCGATCGCACGCCGCATAGGGATCAGCGAGCGTTCCCTCCAGGCCCATATCGCGGCCATCAAGCAGGAACTCGGCGCACACAACCGATTACAGCTCGGGTACCTCCTGGGGCGCAACGAGGCCACGTTCGTGGTGTGA
- a CDS encoding TetR/AcrR family transcriptional regulator, with the protein MPRPRTTSDTDILAATSRAIGAHGPGRLTLAHVGAEAGVSPATLSQRFGSKRGLLLAFAADAAANAAAPYRNARAAHDSPLAALHAVADESARRMSTPEELANHLGMLQLDLSDPEFRVHAAAHTHAVDTALRELLAEAVTKGELPAGTDVPRLARAVKVTSDGSLLRWALTGEGDPAGLLHDDLDHLLRRTS; encoded by the coding sequence ATGCCGCGACCACGCACCACCAGCGACACCGACATCCTCGCCGCCACCAGCCGCGCCATCGGCGCCCACGGCCCCGGCAGGCTCACCCTGGCTCACGTCGGCGCCGAGGCGGGCGTCTCCCCGGCGACCCTGTCGCAGCGCTTCGGCTCCAAGCGGGGCCTGCTCCTGGCGTTCGCCGCGGACGCCGCCGCCAACGCCGCCGCGCCGTACCGCAACGCGCGGGCCGCGCACGACTCGCCCCTGGCGGCACTGCACGCGGTGGCCGACGAGTCCGCCCGCCGCATGTCCACCCCCGAGGAGCTGGCCAACCACCTCGGCATGCTCCAACTCGACCTGTCCGACCCCGAGTTCCGCGTCCACGCCGCCGCCCACACCCACGCGGTGGACACGGCGCTGCGAGAGCTGCTCGCCGAAGCCGTGACGAAAGGCGAGCTCCCGGCCGGCACCGACGTGCCGCGCCTCGCCCGCGCCGTGAAGGTCACCTCCGACGGCTCCCTGCTGCGCTGGGCCCTCACCGGCGAAGGCGATCCCGCCGGCCTGCTCCACGACGACCTCGACCACCTGCTCCGGAGGACCTCTTGA
- a CDS encoding dihydrofolate reductase family protein — MTFSATVFIGTSLDGYIARPDDDIEWLTSRGEKAGDLGFFTFLDSVDAVVMGRSTYEKVIGFGEENWHYGDRHVGVLSTTLPEDADPRITVYRDMDALLADLDRRGIKHVYPDGGRLVQSFVRAGRVDAFVISVAPVLIGAGHRLFGELTEDVPLRLDSATEVGGFAQLRYTVQK, encoded by the coding sequence TTGACCTTCAGCGCCACCGTCTTCATCGGCACCAGCCTCGACGGATACATAGCCCGCCCCGACGACGACATCGAATGGCTGACCTCACGCGGCGAGAAGGCCGGCGACCTGGGCTTCTTCACGTTCCTCGACTCGGTCGACGCCGTGGTCATGGGCCGCAGCACCTATGAGAAGGTCATCGGCTTCGGCGAGGAGAACTGGCACTACGGCGACCGCCACGTAGGCGTCCTGAGCACCACCCTTCCCGAGGACGCCGACCCGCGCATCACCGTCTACCGCGACATGGACGCACTCCTCGCCGACCTCGACCGGCGCGGGATCAAGCACGTCTACCCCGACGGCGGACGCCTCGTCCAGAGCTTCGTCCGCGCGGGGCGCGTCGACGCGTTCGTCATCAGCGTCGCCCCGGTCCTGATCGGGGCCGGTCACCGGCTCTTCGGCGAGCTGACCGAGGACGTACCCCTCCGCCTGGACTCGGCCACCGAGGTCGGCGGCTTCGCCCAACTGCGCTACACCGTGCAGAAGTAG
- a CDS encoding response regulator transcription factor — MRIAVAEDLYLLRDGMVRLIEAFGHEVVATAATGPETLDVLRTHRPDVSVVDVRMPPTQSDEGLRAALTARAEIPGLPVLVLSQHVEQLYARELLADGTGGVGYLLKESVFDADQFIGSLERVAAGGTAMDPAVIAKLLSGSAPDRGLGRLTERERSVLALMAEGLSNHAIARRLFLSEGAISKYTTSLFGKLGITDDDDTNRRVRAVLTYLNAA; from the coding sequence ATGCGCATAGCCGTAGCCGAAGACCTGTACCTGCTGCGCGACGGGATGGTCCGCCTGATCGAGGCGTTCGGGCACGAGGTGGTGGCCACGGCCGCCACCGGGCCCGAGACCCTCGACGTCCTGCGGACGCACCGCCCGGACGTGTCCGTCGTCGACGTCCGCATGCCGCCGACGCAGTCGGACGAGGGCCTGCGCGCGGCCCTCACCGCCCGCGCCGAGATCCCCGGGCTGCCCGTCCTGGTCCTCTCCCAGCACGTCGAACAGCTCTACGCCCGCGAACTGCTGGCGGACGGCACCGGCGGGGTCGGCTACCTGCTCAAGGAGAGCGTGTTCGACGCGGACCAGTTCATCGGCTCCCTGGAACGGGTCGCGGCGGGCGGCACCGCCATGGACCCGGCCGTCATCGCGAAGCTGCTGTCGGGCAGCGCCCCCGACCGCGGGCTGGGGCGCCTCACCGAGCGCGAGCGCTCCGTGCTGGCCCTGATGGCGGAGGGCCTGTCCAACCACGCCATCGCCCGCCGCCTGTTCCTCAGCGAGGGCGCGATCAGCAAGTACACGACCTCCCTGTTCGGCAAACTCGGCATCACGGACGACGACGACACCAACCGCCGCGTCCGCGCCGTCCTCACCTACCTGAACGCTGCGTGA
- a CDS encoding sensor histidine kinase: protein MGRTGAWVVRAGVGVGRAVVAVGVCMPVPLVWAAAVGLGVWCGAEHPWSWIGPAVIVCAGPLALAQSVCRAVRALVARWTGAAIPGGYREAGPVMQLSTGYWWNGFSYERSRRDAVMDQRMRLWWSDPATWRDLRFAVIAPFTAGLVAALPPAALAVAVLRLAGVEPAGAGTAARLTGAGALAVAVGAAPYAWRSLHRVAVRFLGPSSAMLLAERVDELTSQRADATVAQAAEIRRIERDLHDGAQARLVALGLCLATAEALMDRDPGQAKALMREARAGATASLTELRELIRGISPPVLSERGLVDAVRALALDVPLDVAVRADGPLRLDQPIESALYFGVAELLTNAVKHAGAGRAHVCLVRDETGIVVEVEDDGRGGADVLPGGGLAGLRRRLAVFDGTLVVTSPHGGPTRARMVVPCA from the coding sequence ATGGGGCGTACGGGGGCCTGGGTGGTGCGGGCCGGGGTCGGGGTGGGGCGGGCGGTCGTCGCCGTCGGGGTCTGCATGCCGGTGCCCCTGGTGTGGGCCGCCGCGGTGGGGCTGGGGGTGTGGTGCGGGGCGGAGCATCCGTGGTCGTGGATCGGGCCCGCCGTCATCGTGTGCGCGGGCCCGCTCGCCCTGGCGCAGAGCGTCTGCCGGGCCGTTCGGGCGCTCGTCGCGCGGTGGACCGGTGCCGCGATACCCGGCGGGTACCGGGAGGCCGGGCCGGTGATGCAGCTGTCCACCGGGTACTGGTGGAACGGCTTCAGCTACGAACGCAGCCGCCGCGACGCCGTCATGGACCAGCGGATGCGCCTGTGGTGGAGCGACCCCGCCACCTGGCGGGACCTGCGGTTCGCCGTCATCGCGCCCTTCACCGCCGGGCTGGTCGCCGCCCTCCCGCCGGCCGCGCTCGCCGTGGCGGTCCTCAGGCTGGCCGGCGTCGAGCCGGCCGGGGCCGGGACCGCCGCCCGCCTGACCGGGGCCGGCGCGCTGGCCGTGGCCGTCGGCGCCGCCCCGTACGCCTGGCGGTCCCTGCACCGGGTCGCCGTCCGCTTCCTCGGCCCCTCCTCCGCGATGCTGCTCGCCGAACGCGTGGACGAGCTGACCTCCCAGCGCGCCGACGCCACCGTCGCGCAGGCCGCCGAGATCCGCCGCATCGAGCGGGACCTCCACGACGGCGCGCAGGCCCGCCTCGTCGCGCTCGGGCTCTGCCTGGCCACCGCCGAGGCGCTGATGGACCGGGACCCCGGGCAGGCCAAGGCGCTGATGCGGGAGGCGCGGGCCGGGGCCACCGCCTCGCTGACCGAACTCCGCGAGCTCATCCGGGGGATCAGCCCGCCGGTCCTCAGCGAGCGCGGCCTCGTCGACGCCGTGCGCGCGCTCGCGCTGGACGTCCCGCTCGACGTGGCCGTCAGGGCCGACGGCCCGCTGCGCCTGGACCAGCCGATCGAGTCCGCCCTCTACTTCGGCGTCGCCGAGCTCCTCACCAACGCGGTCAAGCACGCCGGGGCCGGCCGGGCGCACGTCTGCCTCGTCCGCGACGAGACGGGCATCGTCGTGGAGGTCGAGGACGACGGCCGCGGCGGGGCCGACGTCCTCCCCGGCGGCGGCCTCGCGGGCCTGCGCCGCCGCCTCGCCGTCTTCGACGGCACGCTGGTGGTCACCAGTCCCCACGGCGGCCCGACCCGTGCCAGGATGGTGGTGCCATGCGCATAG
- a CDS encoding RNA polymerase sigma factor — MTADHAGADDIVSLTFLEAWRLRDSFDQVASHRAWLFGIATNVIRNSRRAARRHRDAIARLPPPGTVPDVADAVVSRIADAAQASAALAVLSRLRHADREVLLLSVWSGLSHAEVAQACGTSVGTVRSRLSRARTRLQKLTASYLAEPPDSRRLPASQATREGSL, encoded by the coding sequence ATGACCGCTGACCATGCCGGGGCCGACGACATCGTCTCCCTCACGTTCCTTGAGGCATGGCGGCTCCGCGACTCGTTCGATCAGGTTGCCAGCCATCGGGCCTGGCTCTTCGGGATCGCCACCAACGTGATCCGCAACTCCCGCCGAGCCGCACGGAGGCACAGGGACGCGATAGCCCGCCTGCCACCGCCCGGCACCGTTCCCGACGTGGCAGATGCGGTCGTGTCCCGCATCGCCGACGCGGCACAAGCCTCAGCCGCCTTGGCGGTTCTGAGTCGGCTGCGGCACGCGGATCGTGAGGTTCTTCTTCTCTCCGTGTGGTCTGGCCTCAGTCACGCGGAGGTAGCGCAGGCATGTGGAACATCGGTCGGCACTGTGCGATCCCGGCTCTCGCGCGCCCGGACCCGCCTCCAGAAGCTCACCGCCTCTTACCTCGCCGAGCCGCCGGACTCGAGACGTCTCCCTGCATCCCAAGCCACACGGGAAGGAAGCCTGTGA